A stretch of Paludisphaera borealis DNA encodes these proteins:
- a CDS encoding HlyD family secretion protein, which produces MITRIVLPLVAVLGVLLAVQSVLPYEMSLKSGKPVFKSKAPPASTPLQPPPEQPSRFRESIHGMGLVESQRENIPIGTSAPGLVTEVYVDGRPDYRPPHKRVGDRVKKGEPLFSIDDRELKAELQSRSAALLAAEAQLGRLERMPRAEDVPPAEAAVEEAQAKLLDAEAAFNRDSQLFQRKMLAASDYDRDRYTVQAAKAALARSEADLAKLKAGAWKEDIAVQRAAVVEARSQVESVKIMLDRLVVRAPVDGEVLQVNVRPGQLATLSWKEPMVVLGEVKRLHVRVDVDENDLFRFREGAPAVATLKGQVKPEFPLEFFRIEPYVIPKRSLTGDNSERVDTRVLQVLYILPDNPPARVYVGQQMDVFLDVGGS; this is translated from the coding sequence ATGATCACGCGAATCGTGCTGCCGCTGGTCGCCGTTCTCGGAGTTTTGCTGGCGGTCCAGAGCGTCTTGCCCTACGAGATGAGCCTGAAGTCCGGCAAGCCGGTCTTCAAGAGCAAGGCGCCCCCGGCCTCGACCCCGTTACAGCCCCCTCCGGAGCAGCCTTCCCGATTCCGCGAGAGCATCCACGGCATGGGCCTGGTGGAGTCGCAGCGTGAGAACATCCCGATCGGCACCTCCGCCCCGGGCCTCGTCACCGAGGTCTACGTCGACGGCCGGCCGGACTACCGGCCGCCGCACAAGCGGGTCGGCGACCGCGTCAAGAAGGGCGAACCCCTCTTCAGCATCGACGACCGTGAGCTGAAGGCCGAATTGCAATCGCGCTCGGCGGCGCTGCTGGCGGCCGAGGCGCAACTCGGGAGGCTCGAACGGATGCCGAGGGCCGAGGACGTCCCCCCGGCCGAGGCGGCCGTCGAGGAGGCGCAGGCCAAACTGCTCGACGCCGAGGCGGCCTTCAACCGCGACTCTCAGCTTTTCCAGCGGAAAATGCTCGCCGCCAGCGACTACGACCGTGACCGCTACACGGTCCAGGCGGCCAAGGCGGCCCTGGCCAGGTCCGAGGCCGACCTGGCGAAGCTCAAGGCCGGCGCGTGGAAGGAAGACATCGCGGTCCAGCGCGCGGCGGTCGTCGAGGCCCGCAGCCAGGTCGAAAGCGTCAAGATCATGCTCGACCGCCTGGTCGTCCGCGCCCCGGTCGACGGCGAGGTCTTGCAAGTCAACGTCCGCCCCGGCCAGCTCGCGACGCTGTCGTGGAAGGAGCCGATGGTCGTCCTCGGCGAGGTCAAACGCCTCCACGTGCGGGTCGACGTCGATGAGAACGACCTCTTCCGGTTCCGCGAAGGCGCCCCCGCCGTCGCCACCCTCAAGGGGCAGGTCAAACCCGAATTCCCCCTCGAATTCTTCCGCATCGAGCCCTACGTGATCCCCAAGCGAAGCCTCACCGGCGACAACTCCGAACGTGTCGACACCCGCGTCCTCCAGGTCCTCTACATCCTCCCCGACAACCCTCCCGCGCGGGTGTACGTCGGCCAGCAGATGGACGTGTTCCTCGACGTCGGCGGCTCGTGA
- a CDS encoding ABC transporter ATP-binding protein: protein MSGALATTRAGEGAAGLQTAVRIRELTKHFGSGDQRVQALGGINLDLYAGQMSLIVGPSGCGKTTLLSVIAGILNADQGEVTIFGEDVTKMSDRAKTKFRARRIGFVFQQYNLLPALTAAENASIPLVIAGWSKAPAVRKAGEVLTAVGMGKKLQSLPSQLSGGQMQRVAIARALVHDPHLLVCDEPTAALDHDTGLTVMELIRESVVRPDRAVVVVTHDNRVFHFGDRIAHMDDGRVVEIEDRDRHAAA from the coding sequence ATGTCGGGCGCATTAGCTACAACCAGGGCCGGCGAGGGGGCTGCGGGCCTCCAGACGGCCGTGCGGATTCGAGAGCTGACGAAGCACTTCGGCTCGGGCGATCAGCGGGTCCAGGCTCTCGGCGGGATCAATCTCGACCTGTACGCCGGCCAGATGTCGTTGATCGTGGGCCCATCGGGATGCGGCAAGACGACGCTGCTTTCGGTGATCGCCGGCATCCTCAACGCCGACCAGGGCGAGGTGACGATCTTCGGCGAGGACGTCACCAAGATGAGCGACCGGGCCAAGACGAAGTTCCGGGCCCGGCGGATCGGCTTCGTGTTCCAGCAGTACAACCTGTTGCCGGCGCTGACGGCCGCGGAGAACGCGTCGATCCCGCTGGTCATCGCCGGTTGGAGCAAGGCTCCGGCGGTCCGTAAGGCGGGCGAGGTGCTGACGGCCGTCGGCATGGGCAAGAAGCTCCAGAGCCTGCCGTCGCAGCTCTCGGGCGGCCAGATGCAGCGCGTGGCCATCGCCCGGGCGCTCGTCCACGACCCCCACCTGCTCGTCTGCGACGAGCCCACCGCGGCGCTCGACCACGACACGGGCCTGACGGTGATGGAGTTGATCCGCGAGTCGGTCGTCCGGCCCGACCGCGCCGTGGTCGTCGTCACCCACGACAACCGCGTCTTTCATTTCGGCGACCGGATCGCCCACATGGACGACGGCCGCGTCGTCGAGATCGAGGACCGCGACCGTCACGCGGCCGCCTGA
- a CDS encoding ABC transporter permease gives MNWIALKMLVGDRAKFFGIVIGLTFAAALITQQGSIFCGLMLRTCAQVTDITGADLWVMDPSVRFIDDIKPMLENNLPRVRGVKGVKWAVPLYKGNGRAKLTFLPDAMKVKTFPADRLERDRQRAKQSAAPSNAFTKVLDLVAPSGEEAATPPARWYSPKLINVIEQVILIGVDDASMVGAPPGGPMIGAEPKGRMWVGSLEDLRRPESIVVDRVGLRKLYPGCHLDEPFADPPESDDAYVARLRRFVESTPEIEMNDRRAVIVGVCEATRTFQSSPVVYTLYSRAKQFIPMERKMLTFILAQTADDENGAKIPPAVVAERIQRQTGLGSLTSEAFMYRTIKYYLIYTGIPINFGITVFLGFLVGTAIAGQTFYNFTIENIRQFGSLKAMGASNRRIVGMILLQAAVVGAIGYGIGVGLSTLFGFKTLDRWGNPTELAYFTPWQLLPTTAAAIIFICVLASLVSVQRVIRLEPAIVFRS, from the coding sequence ATGAACTGGATCGCGCTCAAGATGCTGGTGGGCGACCGGGCCAAGTTCTTCGGGATCGTGATCGGCCTGACGTTCGCGGCGGCCCTGATCACGCAGCAAGGGTCGATCTTCTGCGGCCTGATGCTCCGAACCTGCGCCCAGGTCACTGACATCACCGGCGCCGACCTCTGGGTGATGGACCCGAGCGTCCGGTTCATCGACGACATCAAGCCGATGCTCGAGAACAACCTGCCGAGGGTTCGCGGCGTGAAGGGGGTGAAGTGGGCCGTGCCGCTTTACAAGGGGAACGGCCGGGCGAAGCTGACCTTCCTCCCCGACGCCATGAAGGTGAAGACGTTCCCGGCCGATCGGCTCGAACGCGACCGCCAGCGCGCGAAGCAGTCCGCCGCGCCGTCGAACGCGTTCACGAAGGTGCTCGACCTGGTGGCCCCGAGCGGCGAGGAAGCAGCGACGCCCCCGGCCCGGTGGTACAGCCCGAAGCTGATCAACGTGATCGAACAGGTGATCCTGATCGGCGTGGACGACGCGTCGATGGTCGGCGCGCCTCCCGGCGGCCCGATGATCGGCGCGGAGCCGAAGGGTCGGATGTGGGTCGGCTCGCTTGAAGACCTGCGCCGGCCCGAGTCGATCGTCGTCGACCGGGTCGGTCTGCGGAAGCTGTACCCCGGATGCCATCTCGACGAGCCGTTCGCCGACCCGCCCGAATCCGACGACGCGTACGTCGCGCGGTTGCGACGGTTCGTCGAGTCGACCCCGGAAATCGAGATGAACGACCGTCGCGCGGTGATCGTCGGCGTCTGCGAGGCGACCCGGACGTTCCAGTCGAGCCCCGTCGTCTACACGCTCTACAGTCGGGCCAAGCAGTTCATCCCGATGGAGCGGAAGATGCTCACGTTCATCCTCGCTCAGACGGCCGACGACGAGAACGGCGCCAAGATCCCGCCGGCGGTCGTCGCCGAGCGCATCCAGCGGCAGACCGGCCTCGGCTCGCTCACGAGTGAAGCCTTCATGTACCGGACGATCAAGTATTATTTGATTTACACGGGCATCCCGATCAACTTCGGGATCACGGTCTTCCTCGGCTTCCTGGTCGGGACGGCGATCGCCGGCCAGACGTTCTACAACTTCACGATCGAGAACATCCGTCAGTTCGGCTCGCTCAAGGCCATGGGGGCGTCGAACCGACGGATCGTCGGCATGATCCTGTTGCAGGCGGCGGTCGTGGGAGCGATCGGCTACGGGATCGGCGTCGGGTTGTCGACGCTGTTCGGCTTCAAGACGCTCGACCGCTGGGGGAACCCGACCGAGCTGGCCTACTTCACCCCCTGGCAGCTCCTGCCGACCACGGCCGCGGCCATCATCTTCATCTGCGTCCTGGCCAGCCTCGTGAGCGTCCAGCGCGTCATCCGGCTGGAGCCGGCCATCGTCTTCCGGAGCTGA
- a CDS encoding CerR family C-terminal domain-containing protein — MAVQDPTKLRLLEAAGEEFAEKGFELARVRAICERAGANLAAVNYHFGDKEQLYREVLLEAHRCGLDPASEPAVAPLSPADKLRAFITHFCEHVIAFGGADSWQTRLMMREIVDPTPALEFLVRESIRPRFEQLKAIMREVRPEADEQRLDVLCFSVIGQCLHYKTARRVMERLIGDDRYQALTASYLADHIAEFTLAALGLGPPAASPVAVAEVRS, encoded by the coding sequence ATGGCGGTTCAAGATCCGACGAAATTGCGATTGCTGGAAGCCGCGGGCGAGGAGTTCGCGGAGAAGGGGTTCGAGCTGGCGCGGGTACGAGCGATCTGCGAACGGGCGGGCGCGAACCTGGCGGCGGTGAATTACCATTTCGGCGACAAGGAGCAGCTTTATCGCGAGGTGTTGCTGGAAGCGCATCGTTGCGGGCTCGACCCTGCGTCCGAGCCGGCGGTCGCGCCGCTTTCGCCGGCCGACAAGCTGCGGGCGTTCATCACGCATTTTTGCGAGCACGTCATCGCGTTCGGCGGCGCCGATTCGTGGCAGACGCGGTTGATGATGCGCGAGATCGTCGACCCGACGCCGGCGCTCGAATTTCTGGTCCGCGAGTCGATCCGCCCCCGGTTCGAACAGCTCAAGGCGATCATGCGGGAGGTCCGTCCCGAGGCCGACGAGCAGCGGCTGGACGTCCTTTGCTTCAGCGTGATCGGCCAATGCCTGCATTACAAGACGGCGCGGCGGGTCATGGAGCGACTGATCGGCGACGACCGGTATCAGGCGCTCACCGCCTCGTACCTGGCCGATCACATCGCCGAGTTCACCCTTGCAGCGTTGGGGTTGGGTCCGCCGGCCGCAAGCCCGGTCGCCGTCGCCGAGGTCCGTTCTTAA